In one window of Nocardia brasiliensis DNA:
- a CDS encoding ABC transporter permease: MTAISTPETPTARAEAPDAPVRRPQRSFRVAGPMLARLAALALVLGLWVAITASGLVDPLYLPAPRAVWDAFVRANSRHQIAAGVDRTVIGEQNYYLWEHLLASLQRIGAGVGLAIVTGPLVGFVMGMLAPVRLITEPILNFLRSLPPLGYIGLLIVWFGIGDVSKIWLLFLAAFPPIAIATLTGVTGVKQDYRNAARALGAGRAQVISRVVLPATLPEVIGGIRIATAFAWTTVVAAELNNGIPGIGGLAYIAGTQLNTPLTIACIIVIGAAALVLDSVIKFLGAKAVPWKGKV; this comes from the coding sequence ATGACCGCGATCAGCACGCCGGAAACGCCGACGGCCCGAGCCGAGGCGCCCGACGCGCCGGTCCGTCGACCGCAGCGCTCCTTTCGGGTGGCCGGGCCAATGCTGGCCCGCCTCGCCGCACTCGCCCTGGTGCTCGGGCTCTGGGTGGCGATCACGGCGTCGGGGTTGGTCGACCCGCTGTATCTGCCCGCGCCGCGCGCGGTGTGGGACGCGTTCGTGCGGGCCAACTCCCGCCACCAGATCGCAGCGGGCGTCGACCGCACGGTAATCGGCGAACAGAACTACTACCTGTGGGAACACCTGCTCGCCAGCCTGCAGCGGATCGGCGCCGGCGTCGGCCTTGCGATCGTGACCGGGCCGCTGGTCGGCTTCGTGATGGGCATGCTCGCGCCGGTGCGCTTGATCACCGAGCCGATCCTCAACTTCCTGCGTTCCCTGCCGCCGCTCGGCTATATCGGCCTGCTGATCGTCTGGTTCGGCATCGGCGACGTGTCGAAGATCTGGCTGCTGTTCCTCGCGGCCTTCCCACCCATCGCGATCGCCACGCTCACCGGTGTCACCGGGGTCAAGCAGGACTATCGGAACGCCGCCCGCGCGCTGGGCGCCGGACGGGCACAGGTCATTTCGCGGGTGGTGCTGCCCGCGACGCTGCCCGAGGTGATCGGCGGCATCCGGATCGCCACCGCGTTCGCCTGGACTACCGTGGTCGCCGCCGAGCTGAACAACGGCATCCCCGGCATCGGCGGCCTCGCGTATATCGCAGGCACGCAATTGAATACGCCGCTGACAATCGCGTGCATCATCGTGATCGGCGCCGCCGCTCTCGTGCTCGACTCGGTCATCAAGTTCCTTGGTGCCAAAGCAGTTCCGTGGAAAGGCAAGGTATGA
- a CDS encoding type 1 glutamine amidotransferase has translation MTESTVRIGLVLPDVMGTYGDGGNALVLRQRLRLRGYAAEIVEITLADPVPDSLDIYTLGGAEDSAQRLATRHLQRYPGLQQAAAKGAPVLAICAAIQVLGQWYETSSGERVDGVGMIDVTTAPQSERAIGEVTTTPLLPGLTAALTGFENHRGGTKLGGDASGLARVTRGVGNGVGDGLEGVVQGSVLGTYMHGPALARNPELADLLLMRALGVSELAPLELPEVEQLRRERLRA, from the coding sequence ATGACCGAATCGACAGTACGGATCGGGCTGGTACTGCCCGACGTGATGGGCACCTACGGCGACGGCGGCAACGCGCTGGTGTTGCGCCAGCGGCTGCGGCTGCGCGGCTATGCCGCCGAGATCGTCGAGATCACCCTGGCCGACCCGGTGCCCGATTCGCTGGACATCTACACCCTCGGCGGCGCGGAGGATTCCGCGCAGCGCCTGGCCACCCGGCACCTGCAGCGCTACCCGGGCCTGCAGCAGGCCGCCGCGAAAGGCGCTCCGGTGCTTGCCATCTGCGCCGCGATCCAGGTGCTCGGCCAGTGGTACGAGACCTCGTCGGGCGAGCGCGTCGACGGCGTCGGCATGATCGATGTGACCACCGCACCGCAGTCCGAGCGCGCGATCGGCGAGGTCACCACGACACCGCTGCTGCCCGGCCTCACCGCGGCACTGACCGGATTCGAAAACCACCGTGGCGGTACGAAACTCGGCGGTGACGCGAGCGGGCTGGCCCGGGTCACCCGCGGCGTCGGCAACGGGGTCGGCGACGGCCTCGAGGGCGTGGTGCAGGGTTCGGTGCTCGGCACCTATATGCACGGCCCCGCGCTGGCCCGTAACCCGGAACTCGCGGATCTGCTGCTGATGCGGGCGCTCGGTGTCTCGGAACTGGCTCCGCTGGAGCTGCCCGAGGTCGAGCAGCTGCGCAGGGAGCGCCTGCGCGCCTGA
- a CDS encoding MurT ligase domain-containing protein has protein sequence MADISVRGRIALRAAAAASWASQKAGRGKGSMIGGLIALQIDKTIMDQLGRGKRTVLITGTNGKSTTTRMTTAALGTLGAVATQADGANMDAGIVAALSVHRGAPLAAIEVDELHLPHVTDSLNPAAVVLLNLSRDQLDRVGEINMIERKLRAGLARHPATVVIANCDDVLVTSIAYDHPNVVWVAAGSGWSMDATSCPRSGEPIVWEDAPAGARGGEAGKHWRSTGADFARPEPDWWLEGNDLVGPDGVRLPLELALPGRANRGNAAQAVAAAVALGAGAADAVTATGTVREIAGRYRTVQVGDHAARLLLAKNPAGWQEALSMIEPAAAGLVIAVNGQVPDGEDLSWLWDVRFEHFEGVQVVASGERATDLAVRLTYAGVEHTTVSNPVRAIASCPAGHVEVLANYTAFRDLNRDLDGRTA, from the coding sequence GTGGCAGACATTTCGGTGCGCGGGCGAATCGCGCTGCGGGCCGCGGCGGCAGCGTCGTGGGCCTCGCAGAAGGCGGGACGCGGCAAGGGATCGATGATCGGCGGGCTCATCGCGCTGCAGATCGACAAGACGATCATGGACCAGCTCGGCCGTGGCAAGCGCACGGTGCTGATCACCGGCACCAACGGCAAGTCGACCACGACCAGGATGACCACGGCGGCGCTCGGCACGCTCGGCGCGGTGGCCACCCAGGCCGACGGCGCGAACATGGACGCGGGCATCGTCGCCGCGCTCAGCGTGCACCGCGGCGCGCCGCTGGCCGCGATCGAGGTGGACGAGCTGCATCTGCCGCACGTGACCGACTCGCTGAATCCGGCCGCGGTCGTGCTGCTCAACCTGAGCCGCGACCAGCTGGACCGGGTCGGCGAGATCAACATGATCGAGCGCAAGCTGCGCGCGGGCCTGGCCCGCCACCCTGCCACCGTGGTGATCGCGAACTGCGACGACGTGCTGGTGACCTCGATCGCCTACGACCACCCGAACGTGGTGTGGGTGGCCGCGGGCAGCGGCTGGTCGATGGATGCCACCAGCTGCCCGCGCAGCGGTGAGCCCATCGTCTGGGAAGACGCGCCCGCCGGCGCCAGGGGCGGCGAGGCGGGCAAGCACTGGCGCAGCACCGGCGCGGATTTCGCACGGCCAGAACCGGATTGGTGGCTCGAGGGCAACGACCTGGTCGGCCCCGACGGGGTGCGGCTGCCGCTCGAGCTGGCCCTGCCCGGCCGGGCCAATCGCGGCAACGCCGCGCAGGCGGTGGCCGCGGCGGTCGCGCTCGGCGCCGGCGCCGCCGACGCCGTCACCGCCACCGGCACGGTGCGCGAGATCGCGGGCCGCTACCGGACGGTGCAGGTCGGCGACCATGCCGCCCGACTGCTGCTGGCCAAGAATCCGGCGGGCTGGCAGGAGGCGCTCTCGATGATCGAACCGGCCGCGGCCGGGCTCGTCATCGCGGTGAACGGACAGGTGCCCGACGGCGAGGATCTGTCCTGGCTGTGGGATGTGCGGTTCGAACACTTCGAAGGGGTGCAGGTGGTCGCCTCGGGCGAGCGGGCCACCGACCTCGCGGTGCGCCTCACCTACGCGGGCGTCGAACACACCACGGTGTCGAATCCGGTGCGCGCCATCGCTTCCTGCCCCGCCGGGCACGTCGAGGTGCTGGCGAACTACACCGCGTTCCGTGATCTCAACCGCGACCTCGACGGACGGACGGCATGA
- a CDS encoding pyridoxamine 5'-phosphate oxidase family protein, protein MSEISEQITDPAELRRLLGEVTPLAANKERVALHPRDRDWIAATPFLVMSTSDAEGTCDASPKGDPAGFVKVLDDRTLAIPERPGNRRADGYLNILTNPHVGLLFIIPGRPQTLRINGRARLVRDAPYFDDMVVRGHRPILAVEVSIEQIYFHCAKAFLRSNLWQPERWSDDGLPSWPRLVKEVQSEVTATIEELEQHYAPANYNAKLYQG, encoded by the coding sequence GTGAGCGAAATCAGCGAACAGATCACCGACCCGGCCGAACTGCGGCGACTACTCGGCGAGGTCACGCCGCTCGCGGCGAACAAGGAGCGCGTCGCGCTGCACCCGAGGGACCGGGACTGGATCGCCGCGACGCCGTTTCTGGTGATGAGCACCAGTGACGCCGAGGGCACCTGCGACGCCTCACCGAAGGGCGACCCGGCGGGCTTCGTCAAGGTCCTCGACGACCGGACCCTCGCGATCCCGGAGCGGCCGGGCAATAGACGGGCCGACGGCTACCTGAACATCCTCACCAATCCGCATGTCGGGCTGCTGTTCATCATTCCGGGCAGGCCGCAGACCCTGCGGATCAACGGCCGTGCCAGGCTGGTGCGCGACGCACCGTACTTCGACGACATGGTGGTGCGCGGCCACCGCCCGATCCTGGCCGTCGAGGTCTCGATCGAGCAGATCTACTTCCACTGCGCCAAAGCGTTCCTGCGCAGCAATCTCTGGCAGCCCGAGCGGTGGTCCGACGACGGCCTGCCCAGCTGGCCCCGCCTCGTCAAAGAGGTGCAGAGCGAGGTCACCGCGACGATCGAGGAACTCGAACAGCACTACGCGCCCGCGAACTACAACGCCAAGCTCTACCAGGGCTGA